The following proteins come from a genomic window of Corallococcus sp. NCRR:
- a CDS encoding LysR substrate-binding domain-containing protein, whose product MPLHTDLLPALAAFESAARHQNFARAAEELHLTASAVSHHVRKLEDRLGVTLFQRHARGVALTTEGRQLADAASNALSDMDHVLGGLKHSRDEDAVVRVTTVHSLTYAWLLPRLPEFATRHPRIRIHVDTEMALTRFDEGGPDLGIRYGQGPWPGLSAQPLMDDALFPVASGRLAGIEHVRDAADVAKLPLIADLSRQGWQDWFRSAGVRGARFEERYSFSDTTGALMAAVQGLGAALAREKIATPYFADGRLLRLPGPIVPTRASYFVVYPTHRRLRPAARLFVDWLLAQRDSASVPPPPATQGVARSQ is encoded by the coding sequence ATGCCCCTTCACACCGACCTGCTCCCCGCCCTGGCGGCCTTCGAGTCCGCCGCCCGGCACCAGAACTTCGCTCGCGCGGCGGAGGAGCTGCACCTGACCGCCAGCGCCGTCAGCCACCACGTCCGCAAGCTGGAGGACCGCCTGGGCGTCACCCTCTTCCAACGGCATGCCCGGGGCGTGGCGCTGACGACGGAGGGCAGGCAGCTCGCGGACGCCGCCAGCAACGCGCTGTCGGACATGGACCACGTGCTCGGGGGCCTCAAGCATTCGCGGGACGAGGACGCCGTGGTGCGCGTCACCACGGTGCACTCGCTGACGTACGCGTGGCTGTTGCCGCGCCTGCCGGAGTTCGCCACGCGGCATCCACGCATCCGGATCCACGTGGACACGGAGATGGCGCTCACCCGCTTCGACGAAGGAGGGCCGGACCTGGGCATCCGCTACGGGCAGGGGCCCTGGCCGGGCCTGAGCGCGCAGCCGCTCATGGACGACGCCCTGTTCCCCGTGGCCTCCGGGCGGCTCGCGGGCATCGAGCACGTGCGCGACGCGGCGGACGTGGCGAAGCTCCCGCTCATCGCGGACCTGAGCCGCCAGGGCTGGCAGGACTGGTTCCGCTCGGCGGGCGTGCGCGGGGCCCGGTTCGAGGAGCGCTACAGCTTCAGCGACACCACCGGCGCGCTGATGGCCGCGGTGCAGGGCCTGGGCGCGGCGCTGGCGCGCGAGAAGATCGCCACGCCCTACTTCGCGGACGGCCGCCTCCTCCGGCTGCCCGGCCCCATCGTGCCCACCCGCGCCAGCTACTTCGTGGTGTACCCCACGCACCGGAGGCTGCGCCCCGCCGCGCGCCTCTTCGTGGACTGGCTGCTGGCGCAACGCGACAGCGCGTCCGTACCGCCACCGCCCGCGACGCAAGGTGTTGCACGGTCCCAATGA
- a CDS encoding class I SAM-dependent methyltransferase: MANAISKTAYYTLGCRAEDARKPRPLCNDTFAARFMDDEARQIWSRFQYFDRPNASNAARHQIIDALVQEELDRAPDARVVVLGAGFDTRAYRLRGGRWLEVDEPAILTLKDAKLPVTEAKNPLERLPIDFATESLARKLEPFKDSRRTHVIIEGVLMYLSTAQRRDMLTVLQQVFPHHAVYCDLMRESFQREYSRDLHAVLASMGASFQDMTDTPESLFLEAGYQAASSTSVPLRALELAGKRVPAFIVRRFMRPVRDGYRIWKFERS; encoded by the coding sequence ATGGCCAATGCCATCTCGAAGACCGCGTACTACACCCTGGGCTGCCGGGCGGAGGACGCGCGCAAACCTCGGCCGCTGTGCAATGACACCTTCGCCGCCCGCTTCATGGATGACGAGGCGCGGCAGATCTGGTCCCGGTTCCAGTACTTCGACCGGCCCAACGCGAGCAACGCCGCGCGGCATCAGATCATCGACGCGCTGGTGCAGGAGGAGCTGGACCGCGCGCCCGACGCACGGGTGGTGGTGCTGGGCGCGGGCTTCGACACGCGGGCCTACCGTCTGCGTGGAGGCCGGTGGCTGGAGGTGGACGAGCCCGCCATCCTCACGCTCAAGGACGCGAAGCTGCCGGTGACGGAGGCGAAGAATCCGCTCGAGCGGCTGCCCATCGACTTCGCGACGGAGTCACTCGCCCGGAAGCTGGAGCCATTCAAAGACTCGCGGCGCACGCACGTCATCATCGAGGGCGTGCTCATGTACCTGTCCACCGCGCAGCGCCGGGACATGCTCACGGTGCTCCAGCAGGTGTTCCCCCACCACGCCGTGTACTGCGACCTGATGCGCGAAAGCTTCCAGCGCGAGTACAGCCGCGACCTGCACGCGGTGCTCGCCAGCATGGGCGCGTCCTTCCAGGACATGACGGACACGCCGGAGTCGCTCTTCCTGGAGGCGGGCTACCAGGCCGCGTCCTCCACCTCCGTCCCCCTGCGTGCCCTGGAGCTGGCCGGGAAGCGCGTCCCGGCGTTCATCGTCCGGCGGTTCATGCGGCCGGTCCGCGACGGCTACCGCATCTGGAAGTTCGAGCGGAGCTGA
- a CDS encoding ureidoglycolate lyase, with translation MKDASAPLRSIVALPLTPEGFAPFGDVVSAGLKSGASANQGTAVRFDWSARLENGRPGAKPNLAVFRSVPQPLPFTVKLLEHHPQSSQAFLPMRCSRFLVCVAPAAPSGGPDLDGLVAFVCGPGQGVNYHQGVWHHPIIALDEPAEFAMLAWEDGGAEDCVVRQFSTPVSVVVG, from the coding sequence ATGAAGGACGCCTCCGCCCCGCTCCGCTCCATCGTCGCCCTGCCCCTGACTCCGGAGGGCTTCGCTCCCTTTGGCGACGTCGTGTCCGCCGGGCTCAAGAGCGGCGCTTCGGCGAACCAGGGCACCGCGGTGCGCTTTGACTGGTCCGCGCGGCTGGAGAATGGCCGGCCGGGTGCGAAGCCGAACCTCGCGGTGTTCCGCTCCGTGCCGCAGCCGCTTCCCTTCACGGTGAAGCTGCTCGAACACCATCCGCAATCCAGCCAGGCGTTCCTGCCCATGCGCTGCTCGCGCTTCCTCGTCTGCGTCGCGCCGGCCGCGCCTTCGGGAGGGCCCGACCTGGATGGGCTCGTGGCGTTCGTCTGCGGCCCTGGCCAGGGCGTGAACTACCACCAGGGCGTGTGGCACCACCCCATCATCGCGCTCGATGAACCGGCCGAGTTCGCGATGCTGGCGTGGGAGGACGGGGGCGCGGAGGACTGCGTCGTGCGGCAGTTCTCCACGCCTGTCTCCGTCGTCGTGGGCTGA
- a CDS encoding MXAN_6652 family MXYO-CTERM-anchored protein: MNGNPMRHAGVFVIALLGATSAFATSTGITGNSGKDTATCNTCHKGGAAPTVEFEGPSTLEKGATGQYTLIIRGGAAKTGGAGIAVDDAGASLVAGTGLKKLGTELSHAAPQAFTGTELRFNFSLVAPATDVTLNLFGAGNSTNADQKSDGDRAASTKLSIKVGNGSPVAEQPGGDEDEGGGCAAASSAPFWALALAGLPLAAIRRRRS; encoded by the coding sequence ATGAACGGCAATCCGATGCGTCACGCGGGCGTGTTTGTCATTGCGCTGTTGGGGGCGACGTCCGCCTTCGCCACCAGCACGGGCATCACCGGCAACTCCGGCAAGGACACGGCGACCTGCAACACGTGCCACAAGGGTGGTGCGGCTCCCACCGTGGAGTTCGAAGGCCCCTCGACGCTGGAGAAGGGCGCCACCGGCCAGTACACCCTCATCATCCGGGGCGGGGCCGCGAAGACGGGCGGCGCGGGCATCGCCGTGGACGACGCGGGGGCGAGCCTCGTGGCCGGCACCGGGCTGAAGAAGCTGGGCACGGAGCTGTCCCACGCCGCGCCCCAGGCCTTCACGGGCACGGAGCTGCGCTTCAACTTCTCGCTCGTCGCGCCCGCCACGGACGTCACGCTGAACCTCTTCGGCGCGGGCAACTCGACGAACGCGGACCAGAAGAGCGACGGCGACCGCGCGGCGTCCACGAAGCTGAGCATCAAGGTGGGCAATGGCTCGCCCGTGGCGGAGCAGCCGGGCGGCGACGAGGATGAAGGCGGGGGCTGCGCCGCCGCGAGCAGCGCTCCGTTCTGGGCGCTCGCGCTGGCGGGGCTGCCGCTGGCGGCAATCCGCCGCCGCCGGAGCTGA
- a CDS encoding MarR family winged helix-turn-helix transcriptional regulator encodes MGSHTNQPPPQDVSIEVRAAMDGVRRLVRLLRVSARASERLVGISGAQLFILQELAESGPCSINALAERTLTHQSSVSVVVTKLIEQGLVSRRRSDEDGRRVEVALEPKGRALVRKAPPMAQARLISGLRGLKPDVRAGLVQGLDAWVRALGLDGDVAPLFFEDESSRPSRRRKTQEHSDEET; translated from the coding sequence ATGGGCTCCCATACAAATCAGCCGCCGCCCCAGGACGTCTCCATCGAGGTGCGCGCGGCCATGGACGGTGTGCGCCGGCTGGTGCGCCTGCTGCGGGTCTCCGCTCGCGCCTCCGAACGGCTGGTGGGCATCAGCGGCGCCCAGCTCTTCATCCTCCAGGAGCTGGCGGAGAGCGGGCCGTGCTCCATCAACGCGCTCGCGGAGCGCACGCTCACGCACCAGAGCAGCGTGTCCGTCGTCGTCACGAAGCTGATCGAGCAGGGGCTGGTGAGCCGCCGCCGCTCCGACGAGGACGGCCGCCGCGTGGAGGTGGCGCTGGAGCCCAAGGGCCGCGCGCTGGTGCGCAAGGCGCCGCCCATGGCCCAGGCGCGGCTCATCTCCGGGCTGCGCGGGTTGAAACCCGACGTGCGCGCGGGACTGGTCCAGGGGCTGGACGCCTGGGTGCGCGCCCTGGGGCTCGACGGGGATGTGGCCCCGCTCTTCTTCGAAGACGAAAGCTCGCGCCCTTCGCGGCGCCGCAAGACACAGGAGCACAGCGATGAAGAAACCTGA
- a CDS encoding chloride channel protein produces MKKPDVERIEEGLGEGSEARSGLPVAPSMGPALASLRTPPVSASVDSRTVLISGMAVALALVAGLVAQGLGALIHFVTNLAFFGRLSVQPVSPENNTLGGWVVLVPVAGALIVGLMARYGSRAIRGHGIPEAMEQVLFNQSRIPPRMTLLKPLSAAIAIGTGGPFGAEGPIIATGGALGSLLGQGLHVTADERKALLAAGAAAGMAATFGAPVSAVLLAVELLLFELKPRSVIPVALATATATGVRIAFMGGAPAFAIPDLTTPSGSALAFYGVLGLIIGAASVACTRAVYWLEDLFEKLPLHWMWWPALGAIVVGVVGYFSPRTLGVGYTNIEDILSGRFVGTAMILFCALKFISWSVALGSGTSGGTLAPLFTLGGGLGSGLGLLATQLFPHLGVDVRVAALVGMAALFAGASRALLASVVFAFETTRQPMGLLPLLAGCAASYLVSALLMRHSIMTEKLARRGARIPTELGADALGTALVRDHGLKVVVTLRADMLLEEVRAWLASDASGAHHQGFPVVSREGELMGVVTRRDLLDGHASEGRRLRDVVKRPPAVVFEDSSLREAADLMMDEGVGRLPVVTRARPQHVVGILTRSDLLAGHRQRLANARTRERGLGPARPPAPRTA; encoded by the coding sequence ATGAAGAAACCTGATGTGGAACGCATCGAAGAGGGCCTGGGCGAGGGCTCCGAGGCGCGGTCCGGCCTCCCCGTGGCCCCGTCGATGGGCCCCGCGCTCGCCAGCCTGCGCACCCCTCCTGTCTCCGCGTCGGTGGACTCGCGCACCGTGCTCATCAGCGGCATGGCGGTGGCGCTCGCGCTCGTCGCGGGGCTGGTGGCCCAGGGGCTGGGCGCCCTCATCCACTTCGTCACGAACCTGGCCTTCTTCGGACGGCTGTCCGTGCAGCCGGTGTCGCCCGAAAACAACACGCTGGGCGGCTGGGTGGTGCTGGTGCCCGTGGCGGGCGCCCTCATCGTGGGGTTGATGGCGCGCTACGGCTCGCGGGCCATCCGGGGCCACGGCATCCCGGAGGCCATGGAGCAGGTGCTGTTCAACCAGAGCCGCATCCCGCCCCGCATGACGCTGCTCAAGCCGCTGTCGGCGGCGATCGCCATCGGCACGGGCGGCCCGTTCGGCGCGGAGGGGCCCATCATCGCCACGGGCGGCGCGCTGGGGTCTCTCTTGGGACAGGGGCTCCACGTCACGGCGGATGAGCGCAAGGCGCTGCTCGCCGCGGGCGCCGCCGCGGGCATGGCCGCCACGTTCGGCGCGCCGGTGTCCGCCGTGCTCCTGGCCGTGGAGCTGCTGCTCTTCGAGCTCAAGCCCCGCTCCGTCATCCCCGTGGCCCTGGCCACCGCCACCGCCACCGGCGTGAGAATCGCCTTCATGGGCGGCGCGCCCGCGTTCGCCATCCCGGACCTGACGACGCCGTCGGGCAGCGCGCTCGCGTTCTACGGCGTGCTGGGGCTCATCATCGGCGCCGCCTCCGTGGCGTGCACGCGCGCGGTGTACTGGCTGGAGGACCTGTTCGAGAAGCTGCCCCTGCACTGGATGTGGTGGCCCGCGCTGGGCGCCATCGTCGTGGGCGTGGTGGGCTACTTCTCCCCGCGCACGTTGGGCGTGGGCTACACCAACATCGAGGACATCCTGTCCGGCCGCTTCGTGGGGACGGCGATGATCCTCTTCTGCGCGCTCAAGTTCATCTCCTGGTCCGTCGCGCTGGGGAGCGGGACGTCCGGCGGCACGCTGGCGCCCCTCTTCACGCTGGGCGGCGGCCTGGGCTCCGGCCTGGGGCTGCTGGCCACGCAGCTGTTCCCCCACCTGGGCGTGGACGTGCGCGTCGCGGCGCTGGTGGGCATGGCCGCACTCTTCGCGGGGGCGTCCCGCGCGCTGCTCGCGTCGGTGGTGTTCGCCTTCGAGACCACGCGGCAGCCGATGGGCCTCTTGCCGCTGCTCGCCGGCTGCGCGGCGTCCTACCTGGTGTCCGCGCTGCTCATGCGGCACTCCATCATGACGGAGAAGCTGGCCCGCCGCGGCGCCCGCATCCCCACGGAGCTGGGCGCGGACGCGCTGGGGACGGCGCTCGTGCGCGACCATGGCCTCAAGGTCGTGGTGACGCTGCGGGCGGACATGCTCCTGGAGGAGGTGCGCGCGTGGCTTGCGTCCGACGCCTCGGGCGCCCACCACCAGGGCTTCCCCGTCGTGTCCCGGGAGGGCGAGCTCATGGGCGTCGTCACGCGCAGGGACCTGCTGGATGGCCACGCGAGCGAAGGCCGGCGGCTGCGCGACGTGGTGAAGCGCCCGCCCGCGGTCGTCTTCGAGGACAGCTCGCTGCGCGAGGCGGCGGACCTGATGATGGACGAGGGCGTGGGCCGTCTGCCCGTCGTCACCCGCGCGCGGCCCCAGCACGTCGTGGGCATCCTCACCCGCAGCGATCTCCTCGCGGGCCACCGGCAGCGGCTGGCGAACGCCCGCACGCGGGAGCGCGGCCTGGGCCCCGCGCGTCCCCCGGCGCCCCGGACCGCGTGA
- a CDS encoding DMT family transporter, producing MSASGLTHPQAVTPTFNRAWLTPLELGGLAAIWGASFLFLRIAAPAFGPVPLVALRLVLGAAVLMPFLWRARSTLRPELWPRLALVGVINAAVPFSLFAWAARQAPAGVGAITNSMAVLFTALVAFLFYGERIGPRRAMALFAGFAGVVVLASGKAAGASVAGAVAAGTTGAFLYGIGSNLVRRHFTGLPAAAVAAATLACGAVLMLPFAVFMWPTEPIGLRPWLAASALGVLCTGLGYAVFYRLIQRIGAPRASVVTYLVPLFALTWAWLLLGEPLTPTMLVAGTLILGSVALGQSSPAPKAK from the coding sequence ATGAGCGCTTCCGGTCTCACCCATCCCCAGGCCGTGACTCCTACCTTCAACCGGGCGTGGCTCACGCCTCTGGAATTGGGCGGGCTCGCCGCCATCTGGGGCGCGTCCTTCCTGTTCCTGCGCATCGCGGCGCCGGCCTTCGGCCCCGTTCCGCTGGTGGCGCTGCGCCTGGTGCTGGGCGCGGCGGTGCTGATGCCCTTCCTGTGGCGCGCGCGCTCGACCCTCCGTCCTGAGCTGTGGCCCCGGCTGGCGCTGGTGGGCGTCATCAACGCGGCGGTGCCCTTCTCGCTGTTCGCCTGGGCCGCGCGGCAGGCCCCCGCGGGCGTGGGGGCCATCACCAACAGCATGGCGGTGCTCTTCACCGCCCTGGTGGCGTTCCTCTTCTACGGCGAGCGCATCGGGCCCCGTCGCGCGATGGCGCTGTTCGCGGGCTTCGCCGGCGTGGTCGTGCTGGCCAGCGGCAAGGCGGCGGGCGCGAGCGTCGCCGGGGCCGTGGCGGCGGGGACCACGGGCGCGTTCCTCTACGGCATCGGTTCGAACCTGGTGCGCCGCCACTTCACCGGGCTGCCGGCCGCCGCGGTCGCCGCCGCCACGCTCGCCTGCGGCGCGGTGCTGATGCTGCCCTTCGCGGTATTCATGTGGCCCACGGAGCCCATCGGCCTGCGGCCCTGGCTGGCGGCGTCGGCCCTGGGCGTCCTCTGCACCGGGCTCGGGTACGCGGTGTTCTACCGCCTCATCCAGCGCATCGGCGCGCCGCGCGCCTCCGTCGTCACCTACCTGGTGCCGCTGTTCGCGCTGACCTGGGCCTGGCTGCTCCTGGGCGAGCCGCTGACGCCCACCATGCTGGTGGCGGGCACCCTCATCCTGGGGAGCGTGGCGCTGGGGCAGTCCTCCCCGGCGCCCAAGGCGAAGTGA
- a CDS encoding MxcI protein, whose translation MRSLRLSTAAIALSLFAGCGDEEEAGTDGPLYAITTQMLAEDPSDSYVLVTPDAEKAASLSLDGAIKIKGRALGVGIPKTGSVYVVSDESATVTRYTLNSAGKLEASGTVSFSSQGVTSLGEYQANFQFVSETKAYFFDGNAAKVVIWNPQEMSVTGSLGLEALVIPDTIMAFSGAVVRTGGRILMPVGWRPVEGNSVTKKAGVVAIDTATDAVSLATDDRCGYTHDAALGTDGKVYIATEAYGAASRRVVGEESPEPCLLRFDPATGAFDKTFYRSLAELVGGGTAGALIPSHTPGTAYVRVLDESLTPVSEGSHPRTLASGTGWQWWELNLSTLTATRKADFPSTSGSVFLFESENQTLYTEFGAGASSTTFRVLGDNGKPTVTTQGLSFSFLQLR comes from the coding sequence TTGCGTTCCCTGCGACTCTCCACCGCGGCGATTGCCCTGTCCCTGTTCGCGGGCTGCGGCGACGAGGAGGAAGCGGGAACGGACGGTCCGCTGTACGCCATCACCACCCAGATGCTCGCGGAGGACCCCTCCGACAGCTACGTCCTGGTGACGCCGGACGCGGAGAAGGCCGCGTCCCTGTCGCTGGATGGCGCCATCAAGATCAAGGGCCGCGCGCTGGGCGTGGGCATCCCCAAGACGGGCTCCGTCTACGTGGTGAGCGACGAGAGCGCCACGGTGACCCGCTACACGCTGAACAGCGCCGGGAAGCTGGAGGCCTCGGGCACCGTCAGCTTCAGCTCCCAGGGCGTGACGTCGCTGGGCGAGTACCAGGCGAACTTCCAGTTCGTCTCGGAGACGAAGGCGTACTTCTTCGACGGTAACGCCGCGAAGGTCGTCATCTGGAACCCCCAGGAGATGAGCGTGACGGGCAGCCTCGGGCTGGAGGCCCTGGTCATCCCGGACACGATCATGGCGTTCTCCGGCGCGGTCGTGCGGACCGGTGGGCGGATCCTCATGCCCGTGGGCTGGCGGCCGGTGGAGGGCAACAGCGTCACGAAGAAGGCGGGCGTGGTCGCCATCGACACGGCGACGGACGCCGTCTCGCTCGCGACGGACGACCGCTGCGGCTACACGCACGACGCCGCGCTCGGCACCGACGGCAAGGTCTACATCGCGACGGAGGCGTACGGCGCGGCGTCGCGCCGGGTGGTGGGCGAGGAGTCGCCGGAGCCCTGCCTGCTCCGGTTCGACCCTGCGACGGGCGCCTTCGACAAGACCTTCTATCGCTCACTGGCGGAGCTGGTGGGCGGTGGGACCGCGGGCGCGCTCATCCCCAGCCACACGCCGGGGACGGCGTACGTGCGCGTGCTGGATGAGAGCCTCACGCCGGTGTCGGAGGGTTCGCATCCGCGCACGCTCGCGAGCGGCACGGGCTGGCAGTGGTGGGAGCTGAACCTGTCCACGCTGACCGCCACGCGGAAGGCCGACTTCCCGTCCACCTCCGGCAGCGTCTTCCTCTTCGAGTCCGAGAACCAGACGCTCTACACCGAGTTCGGCGCCGGCGCCTCGTCCACCACCTTCCGGGTGCTGGGCGACAACGGCAAGCCCACGGTGACGACGCAGGGGCTGTCCTTCTCCTTCCTCCAGCTGCGCTAG